TGACTATAAAAAAATTGCTAAAAAATGTTGCTGTAATTTTTATTATTTGGAATATGTAGGCATTTATCAGGTCAAGGAAAAAAAATAAATTTAAGTTTGAAAAGTAAGTTATTAAGCTTAATATTATTATTAAGAAAATTAATATTAATGGAATAATTATTAAATTTGATAATACTGAGATTGGCGTTAGATTAAAATTGTTAACATAAATTACTGGTGAGGTGAATATTTGAATAAAAAATGTTGTAAGCATTGATGATGCTAGTCTGTTAAGACCGTATCTATTTTTTAGATGAACTGATGCTGATATTCCTATTGTTGCAAGATAGGAGAGTTGAAATCCTATTAAATTTAGTGTTTCGGGGAATGCAAAAGCATTTATTATAAAGCTAATAGACATACAGCTTATTAAATTAATTTTGCCATAAATTAGTTTGTATATTATAAGAGATTCTGTCATTAGAAATGCTCTTAGTGTTGAAGGTGTAAATCCAGTTAATATTAGATAATTTAATAAAATTATGCTTAGCATTAAATATTTTAATTTTTCATTTGTTATTATTAAAAGTAAATAATAACTTATTAAATAAAAATGTATTCCAGACACTACCAAAATGTGGGCAATCCCTGCATTTTGAAATAATGTTTTTTCATATTTTGTTATTTCTGATTTGATATTCAAAATTATTGTTTTTGAAAAATGAGAATAACTAAGATTTAATGTGGCAAAAAAATTATTTAAGGTATTTGTATATTTTTCTCTAAGCTTGGCAAAAAAGGGTCTTTTAATAAGTTTTATTTTTTTGTTTTCAATTTTAATGATATCTCCGATTTTGTAAATATTTTCAATATTTTTGAAGTCAAATTTGTATGTATTTGATTTATTGTCAATTGCTTCAACAATGGTTTTTGAATCTTTTTTAAAATTTTTAATGTTTGTTATTTGGTAAATATTTTCTTTTAATGTTTTAAAATTTAATCTAGCTTGAAAGCCTAATAGCAATATTGTGCAAAAAATAAAACCAAGTGCTAAGTGTTTGTTATTATTTATAATAACAAATAATGCTAGTATTGTGTTAAAATAAATTAAATTGAGTTTTAAATAGTATTGAATTGATAAATTAAGTGAAATAAGGACAAATATTAAAATCATTTATAATATTCCTATTTTTATTTAGAAATAATTATATTTTGAATTTTAATTTGTTTTGATTAATCAATTAATTCATTCGTTGACAATTAATAATTATTTAATTACAATACTTTATGCAATTGTTAAAAAATAAATATTTATTCAAGCGGGCTTTGCTTGATCTTTTTTTGGTCTACGCTGTTGTTTATCTGGCATCTCCTTTTGAAAATGTTAATTCAGAATTTTGGAATGTTGATAAAAACCATTTTTATTTTTGGATTTCAAGATCTTTTTTAATTATTTTTATAATTTATTTTTTTAAACTTATCAGTTCTTATGATGATTTTAGAGCAGAGTTTTTTATTCCTAAATTTAAATTTATTTTTATTTGGGAGTCTGTTTTAATTTTTATTAAAACAATATTGACCGCAATGATAGTCATTTTTTTAATAGCTTTTTTACTTGAATATCTGTTGCCGGAATCGGTACTTGTCTATTATTTTCAAAACAATGCTGGATTTAATTGGAAGATTAGCAGTAAAAAAGCATTTTTTTTAATGACTTTTACTTCTTTTTTTACAGGAGCTTTTGAAGAGTTGTTTTACAGGGCTTTTATTATTACCAAGTTTACACAAATGGGATTTCCTGTTGTAGTTACCGTTATTCTAAGCAGTATGTTTTTTGCTTATGGGCATTTATATTATGGAATTTTAGGATTTTTGGTTACATTTATATTAGGGGTATTTTTTGCTTTTACCTATTTAAGGTATAAAAATGTATATTATGTGATTTTTATACATAGTTTTTATAATATTATTGTTAGTAGTCTGTTGCTTTTTTTAAATTGATTTTAAATTGTTATGAGGGGGATTTATGAGAGATACTGTGCCTAAGCGCTTTAAAGAGGTGGTGGCTCTTTATAGCGAGCTTGATATTTTTATATATAAAGAGGGAGAGTCAAAAAGTTTTAAGAAGCAAATATACGCTGATTTTTGGAATGAGACAAAAAGAGTGGCTTCCGGGCTTTTGCATTGTGGCATTAAAAGGGGAGAGAAGGTTGTAATTATTTCTGATTCTAGAAGGGAATGGATAATAATTGACATTGCTACTTTAGGGTTAGGCTGCGTTGATGTTCCTAGGGGAAATGATTCTTCTGAGGATGAATTAACTTATATTATTAACCATTCTGAATCTACTTTTATTTTTGTTGAAAACAATAAGCAGCTTCACAAAGTTTTATCCAAAAAACATGATCTTAGATTGGTGAGATGTATTGTTGTTATTGATGATGATAAATCTTATGAAGAAAAAATGGGGAATATTACTGTATTTTCTTATAAAAAATTACTAGAACTTGGTGCTGAATATTTAAGAACTAATCCAAAATCATTTGATATGGAGATTGAAAAAGGTTCTTCAAAAGACATTGCAACTATAATATATACTTCTGGCACAACAGGCATGCCAAAGGGAGTAATGTTGAGGCATGAATCTTTTATTTTTCAATTAGATAGACTTTATGATTATCTTCCAACGCTTAAACCTGGCAAAATAATGATTTCTATTCTTCCCCTTTGGCATTCTTTTGAAAGGGCTTGTGAATATATAGTCGCTTTAAAGGGCATAGCAATTGCATATTCAAAGCCCATAGGTCCTGTTTTGTTAAAAGATTTTTTACTTTTAAATCCTCAAATGATTATTTCTGTGCCTAGAATTTGGGAGGGCATAAGAATGGGCATTATTAAAAAGGTGTCAGAATCTTTTATTAAGAAGCTTGTATTTGGAGGATTTTTAAAAATTGGAATTGTTTATGCAAAGCTTAAGGAGAGATTTTTAGGCCTTTCTCCTGTTTATAAAAAGACCAATTTGTTTATTTCGCTTTTTTCAAAAATATTTTTATTTATTGGGATTGTTTTAATTTTTCCTGTTAAATTATTGGGTGATATTTTAGTATTTAAAAAAATAAAAAATGCCCTTGGGCAAAATTTTGAATTTGGAGTTTCTGGTGGTGGGGCCTTGGTCGATTATGTTGATTATTTTTTCAAGACTGTGGGAATTAAAGTTCTTGAGGGCTACGGTCTTACTGAAACGGGTCCTATTTTAAGCGTTAGGCGCCTTAAGAGCCCTGTAGCAAGAACTGTAGGACCTATTTTGCCAGATGTTGAATACAAAGTAGTTGGAATTGATGGTAAGGTTTTGCCTTTTGGAGAAAAAGGTGAGCTTTGGATAAGGTCGCCACAAATAATGAGCGGTTACTTTAAGGATAAGGCTAAGACGAATGAAGTTTTAACAGAAGATGGTTGGTTTAACACTGGAGACTTAGTTAGATTAACAATTAATAATGAAATTTCAATTGTTGGTAGAAGCAAGGATACAATTGTTCTAAGAGGTGGAGAAAATATTGAG
Above is a genomic segment from Borreliella mayonii containing:
- a CDS encoding ComEC/Rec2 family competence protein is translated as MILIFVLISLNLSIQYYLKLNLIYFNTILALFVIINNNKHLALGFIFCTILLLGFQARLNFKTLKENIYQITNIKNFKKDSKTIVEAIDNKSNTYKFDFKNIENIYKIGDIIKIENKKIKLIKRPFFAKLREKYTNTLNNFFATLNLSYSHFSKTIILNIKSEITKYEKTLFQNAGIAHILVVSGIHFYLISYYLLLIITNEKLKYLMLSIILLNYLILTGFTPSTLRAFLMTESLIIYKLIYGKINLISCMSISFIINAFAFPETLNLIGFQLSYLATIGISASVHLKNRYGLNRLASSMLTTFFIQIFTSPVIYVNNFNLTPISVLSNLIIIPLILIFLIIILSLITYFSNLNLFFFLDLINAYIFQIIKITATFFSNFFIVKHHQIPIFLILSILLITYIIYNNETKKNSK
- a CDS encoding CPBP family intramembrane glutamic endopeptidase yields the protein MQLLKNKYLFKRALLDLFLVYAVVYLASPFENVNSEFWNVDKNHFYFWISRSFLIIFIIYFFKLISSYDDFRAEFFIPKFKFIFIWESVLIFIKTILTAMIVIFLIAFLLEYLLPESVLVYYFQNNAGFNWKISSKKAFFLMTFTSFFTGAFEELFYRAFIITKFTQMGFPVVVTVILSSMFFAYGHLYYGILGFLVTFILGVFFAFTYLRYKNVYYVIFIHSFYNIIVSSLLLFLN
- a CDS encoding AMP-binding protein, coding for MRDTVPKRFKEVVALYSELDIFIYKEGESKSFKKQIYADFWNETKRVASGLLHCGIKRGEKVVIISDSRREWIIIDIATLGLGCVDVPRGNDSSEDELTYIINHSESTFIFVENNKQLHKVLSKKHDLRLVRCIVVIDDDKSYEEKMGNITVFSYKKLLELGAEYLRTNPKSFDMEIEKGSSKDIATIIYTSGTTGMPKGVMLRHESFIFQLDRLYDYLPTLKPGKIMISILPLWHSFERACEYIVALKGIAIAYSKPIGPVLLKDFLLLNPQMIISVPRIWEGIRMGIIKKVSESFIKKLVFGGFLKIGIVYAKLKERFLGLSPVYKKTNLFISLFSKIFLFIGIVLIFPVKLLGDILVFKKIKNALGQNFEFGVSGGGALVDYVDYFFKTVGIKVLEGYGLTETGPILSVRRLKSPVARTVGPILPDVEYKVVGIDGKVLPFGEKGELWIRSPQIMSGYFKDKAKTNEVLTEDGWFNTGDLVRLTINNEISIVGRSKDTIVLRGGENIEPEPLERVLGKSLFIENVMIVGQDQKFLGAIIVPNFDNLEKWANSSGVSFSSKGDLLANEDVNKLYSKHISDTINTKLGFKNFEKIVGFVLLQEPFSIGEELTNTLKLKRYYITKKYEDKIRLIFSKSDLDLNGY